Within the Flavobacterium sp. CG_23.5 genome, the region AATAAAGAATTAAAAGCAATTGTACAATTAGTGAGCAGCTTTTCACAAGCTATTTTTGTGATGACTAATCAGTCCAAAAAAATTCTTGTTGAAGATTATGCAATAAATGAGAAACATATTTATTATGTACCTCACGGAACCCATTTAGTAAATTATGAGAATACTCAGAAAGCAAAGAAAAAACTACTTCTAGAAAATCGATTAATACTTTCTACTTTTGGATTGTTAGGAGAAGGCAAAAGTATTGAAACTGGATTAATGGCACTTCCTAAGATTGTTGAAAAATTTCCCAATGTATTATATTTAATCCTTGGAAAAACGCATCCTAATACAATTATCGATAATTTAGATTTGTATAGAAATTCATTAGAAGATCTTGTTATAAATTTAAATTTGGAGAATAACGTACGTTTTGTGAATGAATATTTAGAGGTAAATCAACTTTTAGATTATTTAAAGGCGACCGATATTTATTTATTTACCTCTAAAGACTCAAATCAGGCGGTTAGCGGTACGTTTTCTTATGCAATGAGTTGTTCGTGTCCTATTGTTGCCAGCAAGATTCCACATACACTTGAAAGTTTAACGTCGGATATTGGGATACTAGTCGATATTAAGAATGTGGATCAATTTGCCGTTGCCACTTTAAAATTATTAGCCGACTCTGGTTTAAGAGAGCATATGGCTTTGAATGCTTACGCAAATACTACCCAGACTTCTTGGGAAAACACCGCAATAAAACATATAAAAGCGTATCAAAATATCTGCAAGGATTTGAATGATATTAAATATTCTTATCCTAAAATAAAGATGGACCATCAAAAAGCCATGACTACAGATATAGGCATGCTTCAGTTTTGCAGGATTTCTGAACCAGACTTCGATTCAGGATATACTTTGGATGATAATGCAAGAGCATTAATTACGATTTGTAAACACTTTCAGTTAACTGGAGATCGATCTGATTTTGCTTATATGAAAACCTATATGAATTTTATAGAGAGATGTCAAATGCCAAATGGAAAATTCATTAATTATGTGGATCAACACAATCATATTGAACCCAGAAATAGTAGTGAAAATCTTGAGGATTCCAACGGTCGGGCCATATGGGCTTTAGGTCACTTATTAACATTGAGCGAGAAATCGCTTCCTTATTCACTTATTTATAAAGCACATTTATGTATGAATATGGCCTTATCATGTGCTGCAAATTTACATTCTCCAAGAGCTATTGGTTTTACAATTAAGGGGTTATTCTATCTATATAGCGCTATACCATCCCAATTGGTGGCTCAGTTAATTGATGATTTGTCCCAAAAATTAACATCAAACTATTCTACATGTAGTTCCACTAATTGGAATTGGTTTGAGGATAAATTAACGTATGCTAATAGTATTCTACCTGAAGCACTATTGTTATCTTTTTTAGTTACCGGTAAAAAAAGCACTAAAAGAATAGCTTTGGAAACAATGGACTTTTTAATTTCAAAAATGTTTGTTGAAGGGAAGTTCAAAATTATTAGTAATAAAGGTTGGCATCAAAAGGGAGCGATTCCATATCAATATGGTGAGCAACCTATTGAAGCCTGTTATATGATGCATGCTTTGGATCTATTTTACAAGTCATTTGAGGTTTCTATTTATAAAACCTATATGAAACTAGCATTTGAGTGGTTTTTGGGAAACAATCATTTAAATCAAATTATGTATAATCCAATCACTGGAGGTTGTTACGACGGACTGGAAAAAGAAAATGTTAATTTAAACCAAGGGGCAGAATCAACTGTTTGTTACTTATCTGCGCGTCTTTTGATAGAGACATATTCTTCAAAAGGAAGGAGCCTAGAACTAGGTAAAATTAAAAAAGGAGAAGTAAAAAGTTTTCTTTACAACTCTTAAAAAGTTATGTAGTTTTATAAAACAATATTGTAAATACAAAGTCTAACCAGTTACGAGAAAGATTTAATGCATTCACAATTGAAATGCTAAAAATTGCTTTAATTTCAATCCTTTGTATTTACGATCTCTTGCTGAAATTTAATTTTATAAAGTAGTATAGGATTATTTTAAGCTTTTAGAATAGACAGCGATTTTTTGGTACGCATAATAAAAATGTTAACTTCTACCTTTTCCTGTTGTAGTATAACATCTCTCATTAGAGCTTAGGCTATATATGCCCCTTTGTACGGTTGTACATAATAGGATTGTTAGTGCTACAAAGTGTCCATATCTTTTTTCATAGCAGAACGTAATATATCAATCATATTACTATTAATGGAACTTTCTACTTCAAAAACCCCGTATTCCATAATAATGTAATACATTCAATTTTGTAAGCTTTAATACTATAAGAATAGATAACTTCCATTAGCTTATTTTCGTTGCTTCTTTTAAAATTCATATTAGAGTGTTCTTTTTCATTAAGCATTTCCAAAGGATAACTACTATATTTTAAAGCCTATAGGAGAAATTTAGGAATATTTATTTACCTAAAACCAATTGATCCTGATTAAAATGATTTTATAGTAAATAGTGAAGGTTGTGGTAATGGTTGTGCATTTTAGATGTCTGCTGCTACCCAATTGTAAAATATCTAAATTGTGATTGGTTTAAATCGATAGTAATTCATATATGATATTGCAAAAAAAAATCTGCAGTTTATGCAGATTTTTGTTAATGAAGGACCATTTTTATATTTTTTTTTCGCTGATATGAATTCTATACTATTTTGCGGCAACAATATTGACGGCATTGAGTGCAATATCATTTAACACGCAATCCGCTTCTTTTTCCTCGGCCAAGGTTTGTGTTAGTAATTTTGCAACATCATTTTCACCAAGTGTTTTGGCAAATGCTACTAAGGTGCCATATGTTGCTATTTCATAATGTTCAATTTTTTGCGAAGCAGCAATAATTCCAGCATCACGAACAGCGCCCGGCATTGTTTCTTCCAAAATGCTGTCGCCTTCTTTTAATAGGCCGGACATCGCTTCGCATTTTTTTCCTTCTGCTTTTTCGCCAAGAAGGTCAAAAATCTTCTCAAGACGGAGTACCTGATTTTTAGTCACAGCCAAATGTTCTTTAATTGCAGAAACTAAACTTGCTGCCGTTGCGTTAGCACCCATCTTTGGCAAAGCGCCGACAAGGGCATTTTCCGCCCAAAAAATATCTTTTAAGCTGTCAATAAATAAGTCTTTTAGTTCTGAAGCAGCTTTGCTAGATGGTTGAACAAAAAGATTTTTATTGTTAGTACCATTGCTAGTTTTTTCGTGGTTTGAATTTTCTGAATTTTTCATAAAATTTGATTTATGTTATTTATATAAATTTACTTCACGTTCCCAGAAACGGTGTTTACCCATTGCTGTTATAAATTGCTGTACAAACCCTTCTGATGCTATTTCATTTGTTAATATAATTCCATCATCACTGTTTTTAATTTTGGAAGCGAAAGGGACCGCACTTATTACTTTTATTGCTTGACCGTCAGCACCAATAACCTTGCAGTGTTTGTATGCATCATTTAGAAATTCACTAACATCATCATTTTCTGCAATAGCGTTAATTTCTAGCCCGTGCGGAACGTAAACCGCATCAAATAGTACCGATGAAGCTGTGAGTAGGCTAAAATCAACAGCTACAGCTACTTTCTCATCGGTAGTTATACTTCCAAGATGTGGTGCTATTATAAAGCCATTGGCATCTTCTTTTAATAAAGCATTTTTCATTTTTAAAATACAAACCTCAGAAACGCCATTGTCACATATAATAGCAACTTTTCTCGAAGCAATTGTTGATGTGTTGGTAGGATTTTTAAGCATAGTTAGCGCATCAGAAGCGGCAATAGATTGTTCTACAGTTGTAGATTCCTGTGTACCCATTTCATTTTCAGGAGAAACTCCATGGTTTAATGGCGTTTCAAGGACTGGAGGAATTGTAGAACCAATACCAATAGCAACTTTTTCTGCTAGTACTTTGTCTACTTTTGATAAAAGTCCTAACATTCTGATCCTGATAGCCATGGTTTCTACTTTGCCTAGCTCAAAGCGCAATGCTTTAACAATATGGCTTTTTTCTGTTGAAGTCTGGCTGTTAAAGAATAATTTTGCCTGTCCAAAATGGTCATTGAAACTTTCACTTCTTTGTCTGATTTTATATGCATCAATACGTTCATTAAAACTTGTAAAACCACCTTCGCTAATTTTAGCCTGATAGGGGCAACCGCCTCCAAGTGAATTTGGTTGGTAACTTACTCGGCCAATGTTAATTTCCTGACGCATATGACCGTCTCGCTGGTTGTTATGAACTGGTGCTATACTTCTGTTAATTGGTATTTCATGAAAGTTTGGACTTCCCAATCTTGATAATTGGGTATCGGTATAAGAAAATAGACGCCCTTGTAGTAAAGGGTCATTACTGAAATCTATACCTGGTACCACATGTCCCGGATGGAATGCAATTTGCTCTGTTTCAGCAAAAAAGTTGTCAGGATTTTTATTGAGAACCATTCTTCCAATGATTGTCACCGGTACGAGTTCCTCCGGAACCAGTTTGGTCGGGTCTAGAAGGTCAAATTCATACTTATTTTCATCTGATGTTGGGATAATCTGCACTCCTAATTCCCATTCTGGGAAATTTCCCATTTCAATGGCTTCCCATAAATCCTGACGATGAAAATCGGAGTTTTTACCTGAAATCTTTTGGGCTTCATCCCATGCCACTGCATGAGTTCCTAATTTTGGTTTCCAATGAAATTTTACAAATACAGATTCATTAGCCTCGTTAATTAGTCGAAATGTATGAACACCAAAGCCTTCCATCATACGTAAACTTCTTGGAAGTGCCCGATCTGACATAATCCACATAATCATATGCATTGATTCAGGCATCAAGGAGATGAAATCCCAAAATGTATCATGAGCAGATGCGGCCTGCGGCATTTCGTTATGCGGTTCTGGTTTAACGGCGTGTATAAGATCAGGAAATTTAGATGCATCTTGAATAAAAAAAACAGGCATGTTATTTCCGACTAAATCATAAATACCTTGCTGAGTGTAAAATTTTACTGAAAAACCCCTTACATCCCTAGCAAGATCTGAAGAACCTCGAGATCCCGCAACAGTTGAAAATCTTGCGAAAACTGGGGTTTTCATTCCTGCTTCTTGAAGAAATCCTGCCTTTGTTAATTCCGGTATAGGCGTGGTAACTTCAAAAAAACCATGTGCTCCTGATCCGCGTGCATGTACAATTCTTTCTGGTATTCGTTCATGGTCAAAATGAGTTATCTTTTCCCTTAAAATAAAATCTTCCAGTAGAGAAGGCCCACGCTCTCCTGCCTTTAAAGAATTATTATCGTCATTGATTTTAACCCCTTGATCGGTCGTCAGAAATTTATTAGTGCTATCCGACTTGTTTTTTGACAAATCACGCTGTTTGCCATCTTGTAAATTTTCCATATGTCTTAGTTTAATTGGTTACTAATCTAAATATGATAAGAAAGAGTTTAAAACTGCAAAAAGTGGCTGAGAAGCGATAAATTGAAACTTTACCACGCATATCAAATTTAATACAATTGATCATAAGAATTATATAAAATTGAATGAAAATTTTATATAATTCACAGTGTGTTATTATTGTAACGCATTGAATAACAGTGTTTATTGTTGCAAAATACTCGCTAAATTATTCCTTGACTTTTCTCTACCCAAAAAGTTTAAAAATGTGATTCCATCTCCTAAGAATCTAACTGTTGTCCCAAATCGAATTTGCTTTATAAAAATGTTATTTTAACTATTTTTTGCGTCTGCAAAAATTAGAAATGGTTTTGATTTCCCGACAACGCCAATTATGAATAGAGAGACTGAACATATAGCAGAGCGCTACAGTTGGTATTTAATTGCACATTTTGCAAAAAAATGACGAGATAAACGACGAGGCAATCAAAGCAAAAGTTGAAATTAACGAAGTAAAACTTTCATTTAAGAATGTTGTAAATCAAAGATGTTTATTTATTGTTAATGAATTTATGATTGATAAATTCCAGACGTAAAAAACTCTAATATATCCCCTTTAATTTGATAATAGTTTTTTTGAACTTTTTTGTGATATTATGTATTTACTATTCGATTTTCTTGATCCTTTGTTTTCAAAATTACAATTTTTGCTAAATGTTTTGATTAGAATAGTGAAACTTTTTAAAAGTTATTTTGTAATTTGAGGAGGATATTTTTGCGGCTTAAAAGACTCATGATTAATGCCGATAATGAGTTTACCAATGATGACGTGAATGCTATGATTTTATAGAGTACTGTGCGAGAATTGCTTATAGAGATTATAGTCATGGGTTGACAAAATTGGTTAATGTTTTGAAGTTAGTTGCTTTGAAATATATATTATAAAAATTTGATGTTGTTGTATTTAGTTACATTTATAATGGAAGTATCTTTTACTTTTACACTAATATTTGCGATGTTTCATACAAAAACTAACTCACCGATTTAGCCAATACACCTTCTTTAAATTTTTCCCTTAAAATCATCATATCCTCACTGACCTTCTTATCTAAGACTTTAGCATAATGTTGTGTGGTACGTAAGTTTTTATGACCAAGCATTTTGCTTACACTTTCAATAGGAACTCCGTTTGTAAGTGTTACAGTTGTTGCAAAAGTATGTCTGGCAATGTGGAAGGTGAGTTCTTTTTCAATTTCACAAACGCCTGCAATTTCCTTTAAATACGCATTCATTTTTTGGTTGCTCAAAATGGGAAGCAGTTTGTTTTGATTGCAGCATTCCGGATGGTCCTCGTATTTATCGATTATCATTTGGGTAATTGGAAGAATTGGAATCTTTGATGCAGCTTCTGTTTTCTGACGGTGGGTGAATATCCATTTCTCTCCATCAATACCGATGCTTATATGGGACTTAGTTAAGTTTTTGACGTCAATGTATGCCAAGCCGGTAAAGCAGCTAAAAAGGAAGATATCGCGGACTAATGATAGTCTTTCGGTTTTGAAATCTTTGTTGATGATATTCTGAATTTCTCCTTCTGATAAATACACCCGTTCCACTTCTCTGACTTTGGCTTTGTAGTTACTGAAAGGGTTTCTTTCAATCCAATTATTGGCCAAACAAATCTTGATGATTTTGCTGAAGTTCTTGATGTATTTGACAGCGGTGTTATTCGCGCAATTCCTAACGCTGCGCAGGTAGAACTCATAATCGGTTATAAAGGCATGATTTATTTTGTCGATTTCGATATCGGATATTTTGTATTTCCATTCTAAAAAATCAATGGTATGTTTCAAAGAGGTATTATAACGCTCCAATGTTCCTTGTGCATATTCTTTGCCTACCAATTCTTTGATTTTATTGTTGTGGTCTTTTAAGATAGGGATGAGGGTTCTTTGTCGTTCTTCGATACCCAGTAATTTGTTTTTGAAAACTTCAAGTGTTAGTAATTCGTTTTTGTGAATTAATTCCATCTGAATGTCAAATATTTTAGATTTCATCAAATTAAGATATTCATTTAATGAACGGGCTTCCTCTGAGGTTCCTTTCATTTTTGACAATTCGGTTGACCATTTTGCTGCTTCAATGAATTTCTTTGAACTGAATTCCATTCGTTTTCCATCTACAGTCAATCTAATATAGATTGGTAATTGACCTGATGTGTTGGCTTTAGTGCTTTTAGCATAAAAGTGTAATGTGATTTTTGTTTTCATGGTGGTGACCTTTTAATTATTATTCAATTTAAATATCTTGCGAATACCAAACAAGATGTTTAAATAGTGAACCAGTCGTTGAACTGGTCATGAAACATAATGTTTGTAGGGTTTAAGGAGATTTAGCGAGACCCTAATTGTTGAATTTGTTAGGGTCTCGATTTAGTCTCTTTAAGGATGAGATTAGATGAATAATTTGACTATGTCGTAAAAGCAAAAACCCCGTAAATCATAAGATTTACGGGGTTTTGATACCATTTGTTTTTATACTGGCGGAGAAAGAGGGATTTGTTAACCTCTGTCAAGTCCTAATTTTATTGACTTAGCGTTTGTTTTTCAAAATGAGTGCACCGAATTGTGCACCTTTAAATTTCACTCAATTTAGTACTCGTATTGATGATTCAAATTTAATCAATTTTATTGGAATTTGCACCATTGATAAGTTCAAAATATAGTCTGGCAAACGTACTATTTTACCGAATAATTACCTGTTTAAGCTGTTTAATTTTTAAACTTGTACAATACCAAAATTCATCTAGGTATTAAAGATTTTTTCTGATTGTAGCATCCAATTTTTTAGAAATAGATTCCGTTTATCAACGATTAGTTCTTTAAAAAGGAAAAAATCGTTTTCAATTGTGTTGATGATCTTTTCTGATATGTTTAATTTAGTAGTATCATTTTTTATAATACTGACATACTTAGTATAATGAGATGCTATTGTTGGTTTAATCTGGTGTAAAACAACCAGTATTATAGTCAAAATTAGTAAAAAAGACTTATTACAACTGCTTTAATGGTAAAATATTTGAAAGAATAACGGGAGTTTAACCTATAATATGTAATTCTACCTGCTCTTGTTTCAGGCTAGTGTACTGGCAAAACTCTTCTATAGATACAAACTCATTTTGGAGCTTGTTAAGCTCCTTTCTGATGTTTTGCAACAGTCTAATGCTTTGGCGATAACTCTTTCCTGTAATGCGTTGTATGTCTTTAGGGTAGATACACAATCTCGTGGTTGCTGCTTTCATACTCTATCTATAGCTTTGGTTGGGCTTTGGCTTACTTTAAAATTCTATTATCCAAACTTCTAAGTAAAATTAAACAAAAAAGTGCTTGTTTACTTAGGCTGAAATAAACTGCTGTATCTTTCCTCTAATAGTAGTTTGTATTTTTCTTTGAATGCTTCAGATAGGAATGAATTATCAATCCACTGCATGGCAATTGGTTTATTTTTTTGGAATCGTTTTACTATTCCTTTGAGCTGTTTGTCGTTGAGTCCGAGGTTTGTGCCTAGTGTTTGGAAATGCTGCCATTTTAGTTTTTTCTTTTTTCCATCGAGTGTTAAAGCTAGTTCTTCGGTGTCTTCCGGGTTTACTATGGCTACGTTCAGCAGATCATAGGCTGGAGCCAATGTCCAACTATCCCCTGTATTGATCATCGAGAAGTTCTTCAGGTGCATGTCGTTATTTCCCGTTAGGTAACTGAAGACACCCAGTTCTAAAAAGTATAGTTTGTCCAATAAGGTGTTGTCTGAGAATTCATTGATGGCTTTGCCTATTTTTTCCATCGAGCTTTTGTATTTGTCAAAAGCTTCCGTGATTTGGAACATGTCGAGCATGTGGATTTTTTCTCCAGTAGCTGTCCTATCAATGCGTTTGGTAATATAGGAAAGCTCACCAGATTGTAGACGGATCAAGCTTGATTTTACAGTGTTAATACCAAAAGCTTCTGCAATGCGCATCGTTACATGTTCATTTGCGGGCATTTCAGCAAATTGTTCGGATGGCGGTTTGAAAATATAATTACCGCCCAAAGCACCTACCACGGTAAGGCGTCCTTTATTCCCGTCCTGAATCGTGTCATTTACTATTGATAGTGATAATTTGGGTTGTACCCCGGGTACTGCTACGCTTCGCTCCACGACATTTAGCGCTAAGGCGGTCATTTGTTGTAGGGTATGTTCAAATGCAGGTTGGTGTTTTGTTCCAAAAAACGCTAAGCTACATTGCTCGTGAAAATCACCTTCAATTGTATCCTCTAATCTCAGGTAACAGTATACGCATTTCTTACTCATTTTCATTTGGTATTGGTTGAACACTGACGGCACCGATACAATTTTGGCAGCAGGCCAAGAGTAATCCCATGCGGTCATTGGGATTAATTTTCCAGTTTTTGGATGCGATATCCAGGAGCCAGCCTTCAGGAATTAGTCCTTCAAAAAAGGGGAATAATCGTTTGTCGGTATATGTTTTAGGACTTACTGGCATCGTAAACGTAATGAACTGCTTGGGATGTTTCTTTATGTATTGTTCTTCATACTGAAAGATATAGTCTCCTTCATCTGTTTCGGTGAGTATTCCCGCTAAGACGTCTTTATAATATATTGCTGCCTTTCTCATTATTCTTTCTTTTCATTTTTGGATAATTCTCGTGCGTTAACCGGTGCGAGGGTATGCCCGAACATTCGGAGCACTTGATTTACCTTCTCGAGATTTAGATTTTCTTTGCCTTGTTCTATTTTTCGAATAACGGTAAGTGCTACTCCAGCACGTTCTGCAAATGCTTCCTGGGTAAGGTTTACTTCATTTCTTTTTTCTTTTACAAAGTCTGCTAGTGTTATCATAATTATATGCATTTACATCGAATTAGAACAAATATAGTAAATTATATGTAAAAGCATATAATTTACTTATTAAAATACAATCTATATGTAATTGCATATAGAAATTTATAACTCGTAACGAACTCACAAGTGTCATTTATGTCGATTTATGCCATCTGTGTCTGATCCTGCCATCTGGTCGTCGAGGCCTTTTTAATGTGATTTAATTGGCTAAAATTTGTATTCAAATCAATTGAAAAGTGTTGCAACAGGATGACGATTGAATTCATTTTAAATTAATTTATAAACTTAAATTTTAGGAATTATGGCAAGACAGAAAGGCATAATTAAGTTGAAAGGTACTATTGGAGATATTACTTTTTACAAAACCCAAGATGGGCATTTGGCACGTGAAAAAGGAGGCATCGATGCCAGCAGAATCAAAAATGATCCTGCGTTTCAAAGAACGCGTGAGAACGGTTCTGAATTTGGAAGAGCCGGCAAGGCAGGGAAAGTTTTAAGAACGGCTCTGAGAGTCTTACTGTTAAATTCTGCGGACGGTAGAGTGGTGAGTCGACTTACCCAAGCGATGGTGAAAGTTATTCAAGCCGATACGATTAGCGAGCGTGGGTTACGAAATGTAATTGATGGTGAGGCGGAATTGCTTATTGGTTTTGAGTTCAACATCAGAGGGAAACTGGGGACCAGTTTGTTTGCTCCCTATGTAGGGATAATCGACAGAGTATCTGGAGATATCAGCGTTGATTTGGATTCGTTTATTCCCGCTAATATGATTGCAGCTCCAGGAGGGACGACCCATTTTAAAATTATTTCAGCTGGTGCTGAAATTGATTTTGAGGCAGAGACTTTCGTATCAACGAATTCCGAAACGGCCATTCTTCCTTGGGATATGACAGCAACAGCGGCGATTAGTCATGTAAACC harbors:
- a CDS encoding glycosyltransferase, translated to MKTLTTKSKIVFLSTYPPTQCGIATFTEDTINAISKAYGKSIDCEICEITFKGQANPNSTYHLPSKDKDAYTEIAAKINKDSAVKLVHIQYEFGLFGGQYGDYLLDFLDEIKKPIAYTFHSVIAKPNKELKAIVQLVSSFSQAIFVMTNQSKKILVEDYAINEKHIYYVPHGTHLVNYENTQKAKKKLLLENRLILSTFGLLGEGKSIETGLMALPKIVEKFPNVLYLILGKTHPNTIIDNLDLYRNSLEDLVINLNLENNVRFVNEYLEVNQLLDYLKATDIYLFTSKDSNQAVSGTFSYAMSCSCPIVASKIPHTLESLTSDIGILVDIKNVDQFAVATLKLLADSGLREHMALNAYANTTQTSWENTAIKHIKAYQNICKDLNDIKYSYPKIKMDHQKAMTTDIGMLQFCRISEPDFDSGYTLDDNARALITICKHFQLTGDRSDFAYMKTYMNFIERCQMPNGKFINYVDQHNHIEPRNSSENLEDSNGRAIWALGHLLTLSEKSLPYSLIYKAHLCMNMALSCAANLHSPRAIGFTIKGLFYLYSAIPSQLVAQLIDDLSQKLTSNYSTCSSTNWNWFEDKLTYANSILPEALLLSFLVTGKKSTKRIALETMDFLISKMFVEGKFKIISNKGWHQKGAIPYQYGEQPIEACYMMHALDLFYKSFEVSIYKTYMKLAFEWFLGNNHLNQIMYNPITGGCYDGLEKENVNLNQGAESTVCYLSARLLIETYSSKGRSLELGKIKKGEVKSFLYNS
- a CDS encoding ferritin-like domain-containing protein, with protein sequence MKNSENSNHEKTSNGTNNKNLFVQPSSKAASELKDLFIDSLKDIFWAENALVGALPKMGANATAASLVSAIKEHLAVTKNQVLRLEKIFDLLGEKAEGKKCEAMSGLLKEGDSILEETMPGAVRDAGIIAASQKIEHYEIATYGTLVAFAKTLGENDVAKLLTQTLAEEKEADCVLNDIALNAVNIVAAK
- a CDS encoding catalase codes for the protein MENLQDGKQRDLSKNKSDSTNKFLTTDQGVKINDDNNSLKAGERGPSLLEDFILREKITHFDHERIPERIVHARGSGAHGFFEVTTPIPELTKAGFLQEAGMKTPVFARFSTVAGSRGSSDLARDVRGFSVKFYTQQGIYDLVGNNMPVFFIQDASKFPDLIHAVKPEPHNEMPQAASAHDTFWDFISLMPESMHMIMWIMSDRALPRSLRMMEGFGVHTFRLINEANESVFVKFHWKPKLGTHAVAWDEAQKISGKNSDFHRQDLWEAIEMGNFPEWELGVQIIPTSDENKYEFDLLDPTKLVPEELVPVTIIGRMVLNKNPDNFFAETEQIAFHPGHVVPGIDFSNDPLLQGRLFSYTDTQLSRLGSPNFHEIPINRSIAPVHNNQRDGHMRQEINIGRVSYQPNSLGGGCPYQAKISEGGFTSFNERIDAYKIRQRSESFNDHFGQAKLFFNSQTSTEKSHIVKALRFELGKVETMAIRIRMLGLLSKVDKVLAEKVAIGIGSTIPPVLETPLNHGVSPENEMGTQESTTVEQSIAASDALTMLKNPTNTSTIASRKVAIICDNGVSEVCILKMKNALLKEDANGFIIAPHLGSITTDEKVAVAVDFSLLTASSVLFDAVYVPHGLEINAIAENDDVSEFLNDAYKHCKVIGADGQAIKVISAVPFASKIKNSDDGIILTNEIASEGFVQQFITAMGKHRFWEREVNLYK
- a CDS encoding site-specific integrase; this translates as MKTKITLHFYAKSTKANTSGQLPIYIRLTVDGKRMEFSSKKFIEAAKWSTELSKMKGTSEEARSLNEYLNLMKSKIFDIQMELIHKNELLTLEVFKNKLLGIEERQRTLIPILKDHNNKIKELVGKEYAQGTLERYNTSLKHTIDFLEWKYKISDIEIDKINHAFITDYEFYLRSVRNCANNTAVKYIKNFSKIIKICLANNWIERNPFSNYKAKVREVERVYLSEGEIQNIINKDFKTERLSLVRDIFLFSCFTGLAYIDVKNLTKSHISIGIDGEKWIFTHRQKTEAASKIPILPITQMIIDKYEDHPECCNQNKLLPILSNQKMNAYLKEIAGVCEIEKELTFHIARHTFATTVTLTNGVPIESVSKMLGHKNLRTTQHYAKVLDKKVSEDMMILREKFKEGVLAKSVS
- a CDS encoding HipA domain-containing protein, encoding MSKKCVYCYLRLEDTIEGDFHEQCSLAFFGTKHQPAFEHTLQQMTALALNVVERSVAVPGVQPKLSLSIVNDTIQDGNKGRLTVVGALGGNYIFKPPSEQFAEMPANEHVTMRIAEAFGINTVKSSLIRLQSGELSYITKRIDRTATGEKIHMLDMFQITEAFDKYKSSMEKIGKAINEFSDNTLLDKLYFLELGVFSYLTGNNDMHLKNFSMINTGDSWTLAPAYDLLNVAIVNPEDTEELALTLDGKKKKLKWQHFQTLGTNLGLNDKQLKGIVKRFQKNKPIAMQWIDNSFLSEAFKEKYKLLLEERYSSLFQPK
- a CDS encoding HipA N-terminal domain-containing protein — its product is MRKAAIYYKDVLAGILTETDEGDYIFQYEEQYIKKHPKQFITFTMPVSPKTYTDKRLFPFFEGLIPEGWLLDIASKNWKINPNDRMGLLLACCQNCIGAVSVQPIPNENE
- a CDS encoding helix-turn-helix domain-containing protein — protein: MITLADFVKEKRNEVNLTQEAFAERAGVALTVIRKIEQGKENLNLEKVNQVLRMFGHTLAPVNARELSKNEKKE